Proteins encoded together in one Accipiter gentilis chromosome 16, bAccGen1.1, whole genome shotgun sequence window:
- the LOC126046267 gene encoding adhesion G protein-coupled receptor F4-like, which yields MDVRVAHCLLFWAVHFLAAPCAALGVVGKESKTGYQQDDCINLIPCKDNGAICIQPCSPSFHGETSFVCADRKWQMFTDACASLDVQSLFQRISERDLLPSSGGHVSVAGGRLPFVGEGKPVHGRPGGGAKYFGADDHGNSNCRADFSCIIPDILSSPAIPGNIADIVELLKKISLLLSENVNRKKMQSYSRIANHILNSSIISNWAFVKDRNASSILLDSVNLFAGKLLLRNGSESVQEHFISIKGYSIYKNTSGKSFDFSMEFNNTGDITGHVVIPEEELLKLPKTSKAISIALPTLGAILETNRLDPVFVNGMVLSVSLPEELQHILLIFEKVNKLESVKSQCVGWHSTERRWDHRACKMKSDNISSVVCICKHHRRTFKSFSILMSPTVLRNAVLDYITRVGLGLSIFSLVLCLVIETVVWHHVTKTEITYMRHFCLVNIATSLLIADVLFIFAAVVHNTALNYQLCVAATFFLHFFYLAMFFWMFTLGLLILYGLLLIFFKITRSVFIATAFSIGYGCPLVISILTVAITEPKNGYLRSGTCWLNWHETKALLAFVVPALGIVVVNVVVVVVVVVKTGRSAVGEGCKSQDLSNMIRISKNVVLLTPLLGLTWGFGLATIVDSRSLAFHVTFALLNAFQGFFILLFGTLLDRKTREALRMNWISSKWRCSLAKS from the exons ATGGATGTGAGGGTAGCCCACTGTCTCCTCTTTTGGGCTGTGCACTTTCTGGCCGCACCATGTGCTGCTCTCGGG GTTGTCGGTAAGGAATCAAAGACTGGTTATCAGCAAG ATGACTGTATAAATCTCATTCCCTGCAAAGATAACGGAGCTATTTGTATTCAGCCTTGTTCTCCCTCCTTCCACGGGGAGACAAGCTTTGTCTGTGCAGACAGAAAGTGGCAAATGTTCACAGACGCCTGTGCAAGCCTGGATGTTCAGTCCCTTTTTCAG AGGATTTCTGAACGTGATCTCCTTCCAAGCTCTGGAGGACATGTTAGTGTTGCTGGAGGACGCCTTCCTTTTGTAGGGGAAGGAAAGCCAGTGCATGGGAGGCCTGGAGGTGGAGCAAAATATTTCGGTGCTGATGACCATGGGAATAGTAACTGCCGAGCTGATTTTTCATGCATCATCCCAGATATCCTGTCTTCCCCAGCCATTCCAGGAAACATTGCTGATATAGTGGAATTGCTAAAGAAGATTTCCCTGCTGTTATCAGAGAAtgtcaatagaaaaaaaatgcag aGTTACAGCAGGATAGCAAACCATATTCTGAACAGCTCCATCATTTCCAACTGGGCTTTTGTAAAGGATAGAAACGCCAGTTCAATATTGCTGGACTCAGTGAATTTATTTGCAGGGAAACTTCTTCTAAGGAATGGGTCGGAAAGTGTACAGGAGCACTTCATCTCTATAAAAGGCTacagcatatataaaaatacttcaggaaagaGCTTTGATTTTTCTATGGAGTTCAATAACACAGGAGATATCACTGGGCATGTGGTCATTCCAGAAGAAGAGCTTTTGAAGTTACCCAAGACTTCCAAAGCCATCAGCATTGCACTTCCAACGCTTGGAGCCATTCTAGAAACCAACCGGTTGGACCCTGTTTTTGTGAATGGAATGGTGTTATCGGTGTCTCTGCCAGAAGAGCTTCAGCATATTTTGCTCATCTTCGAAAAGGTGAATAAACTGGAGAGCGTCAAGTCTCAGTGTGTTGGGTGGCACTCTACTGAAAGGAGATGGGATCACAGGGCATGCAAAATGAAGTCTGACAACATCAGCAGTGTTGTTTGCATCTGCAAGCATCACCGTCGGACATTCAAATCCTTCTCCATTTTGATGTCCCCCACCGTGCTGCGAAATGCAGTGCTGGATTACATTACACGCGTAGGGTTAGGCCTTTCCATTTTCAGCTTGGTTCTCTGCCTTGTCATCGAGACTGTTGTCTGGCATCACGTTACAAAAACTGAAATAACCTACATGCGCCATTTTTGTTTGGTCAACATTGCTACATCGCTTCTCATTGCAGATGTTTTGTTCATCTTCGCGGCTGTTGTGCACAATACAGCCCTAAACTACCAGTTGTGTGTAGCAGccacttttttccttcactttttctaTCTTGCCATGTTTTTTTGGATGTTTACCCTGGGCCTCTTGATTCTCTATggattattattaattttttttaagataacgAGATCGGTATTCATAGCTACAGCATTCTCTATTGGATATGGATGTCCCTTGGTCATATCTATCCTCACTGTTGCTATTACTGAACCAAAAAATGGGTATTTAAGGAGTGGAACCTGCTGGCTCAATTGGCATGAAACGAAAGCCCTTTTGGCCTTTGTTGTACCCGCTCTGGGCATCGTCGTTGTgaacgtggtggtggtggtggtggtcgtgGTGAAGACTGGGAGATCCGCTGTTGGAGAAGGCTGCAAGTCACAAGATTTGAGCAACATGATCCGAATTAGCAAAAACGTGGTCCTTCTGACACCTCTTCTGGGTCTCACCTGGGGGTTTGGATTAGCAACAATTGTCGACAGCCGCTCTCTGGCATTCCACGTTACGTTTGCGCTGCTGAACGCCTTCCAG gGGTTCTTCATCCTGTTGTTTGGAACACTTCTGGACAGAAAG aCAAGAGAAGCCTTAAGGATGAACTGGATTTCATCAAAGTGGAGGTGTAGTCTAGCAAAG TCCTAG